The Sediminispirochaeta smaragdinae DSM 11293 genome has a segment encoding these proteins:
- the rplL gene encoding 50S ribosomal protein L7/L12 — MADVKKEDILEAIANMSVLEVSELITMMEEKFGVTAAAPVAVAAAGAAPAAAAAEEEEKTEFDVILKSVADGKKIPVIKEVRAITGLGLKEAKDIVEAGDKAIKEGVSKEDAASMKEKLEAAGAVVEVK, encoded by the coding sequence ATGGCTGATGTGAAGAAAGAGGATATCCTCGAAGCAATTGCGAACATGAGTGTTCTTGAGGTGAGCGAGCTCATCACCATGATGGAAGAGAAGTTCGGTGTTACCGCTGCAGCACCCGTTGCTGTTGCCGCTGCCGGTGCTGCTCCTGCCGCCGCCGCTGCCGAAGAGGAAGAGAAAACCGAATTCGACGTTATACTTAAGAGTGTTGCCGACGGAAAGAAGATTCCCGTCATTAAGGAAGTTCGAGCAATTACCGGTCTTGGCCTGAAAGAGGCTAAGGATATCGTTGAAGCCGGTGATAAGGCGATTAAGGAAGGGGTTTCCAAGGAGGATGCTGCTTCCATGAAGGAGAAGCTTGAGGCTGCTGGCGCCGTTGTTGAGGTGAAATAA